The nucleotide sequence AAATGATTAATTCGGGACAAGAAAGCCTGCTCATTCTCGATGTGAGAACAGCCGGTGAATATAAAAAGGACAAACATATAAAAAATTCTGTACTCATCCCTATCAGCGTCATTGAAGCCAGAATCAGCGAGATTGAGGCCTATCGTGAAAAGAATGTAATCGTCTACTGCAAGGTAGGTGGCAGAAGCAGCAGAGTCAGCAATTACCTGACAGGCCAGGGTTTCAAGAAAATCCATAACATGACAGGCGGAATAAGGGAGTGGAAACGACTCGGTTATGAA is from Deltaproteobacteria bacterium and encodes:
- a CDS encoding rhodanese-like domain-containing protein, with translation MINRPCQPIGFTLLVIAFVMTGTACMAGGYKNISPTEARKMINSGQESLLILDVRTAGEYKKDKHIKNSVLIPISVIEARISEIEAYREKNVIVYCKVGGRSSRVSNYLTGQGFKKIHNMTGGIREWKRLGYEVE